A window of Bdellovibrio svalbardensis contains these coding sequences:
- a CDS encoding GldG family protein, with product MSKLGKISLLFSGLSLTSMVIIRSMLGDWVPFCWVALGLSIFFLGLTLYWDRRFLKEFLTMKTTKEGMSMGVLIALMLALLIVVNYLGVKHYATWDFSTAHTNTLADQSIKLVKSLDSDLKVLFFYKKGVEGNEDNRRMFRELIKKYQDQNPRVLLEFVEANERPDLAKEYGVDKGSGVVFLDYKGRRNRIEKIDEQEFTSAMVKVTRTQNKNIYFTVGHGEKSLEDAKEGLGLNALKVMLENNRYTVKTLPLIQTTKVPDDADVVVVAGPIQGFQDFEITALEDYLKRGGSLFLAIESQNSAGLEKLVKKLGIELQNNYVVNVVETVLGKGVNQGPTSAPIFAPMNQITKGFGQNEVTLYRYPQALKHTPVEGMTVDELVKTAPNSVAFPTLSLKGDGPQGSYALVDEVTGKWQADGKEFRVIVAGDVDFMTNQMLYQNLNRDLVLNSVAALAKEENLISITAKEPQSTQLLLTETKFSVFLFAFIIPFPILLLGVSIGLWVKRRNA from the coding sequence ATGAGTAAGCTTGGTAAAATTTCACTTTTGTTTTCTGGTTTGTCGCTCACTTCGATGGTCATCATTCGTTCCATGTTGGGCGACTGGGTCCCTTTTTGTTGGGTGGCTTTAGGTCTTTCAATCTTCTTCCTGGGATTGACCCTTTATTGGGATCGTCGCTTCCTGAAAGAGTTTTTGACGATGAAGACGACCAAAGAGGGAATGAGCATGGGCGTCTTGATTGCCCTGATGCTGGCTCTTTTGATTGTCGTCAACTATTTGGGCGTTAAGCATTATGCAACTTGGGATTTCTCGACAGCGCACACCAATACTTTGGCGGATCAATCGATCAAGCTGGTAAAGTCCCTGGATTCTGATTTGAAAGTTTTGTTCTTTTACAAAAAAGGTGTCGAGGGCAACGAAGACAATCGTCGTATGTTCCGGGAACTGATTAAAAAGTACCAAGACCAAAATCCCCGCGTGCTGCTGGAGTTTGTCGAGGCGAATGAACGTCCGGATCTGGCGAAAGAGTATGGCGTCGACAAAGGCAGTGGTGTGGTGTTCTTGGACTACAAAGGTCGCCGCAACCGTATTGAAAAAATTGATGAACAAGAATTTACCAGTGCGATGGTGAAGGTCACACGCACGCAAAATAAAAATATCTACTTCACGGTCGGTCATGGTGAAAAAAGCCTCGAGGACGCGAAAGAAGGCCTAGGCCTGAATGCATTGAAGGTGATGCTTGAGAATAACCGTTATACGGTTAAGACCTTGCCTTTGATTCAAACGACGAAAGTTCCAGACGATGCCGATGTCGTTGTTGTTGCGGGACCGATTCAAGGATTTCAGGACTTCGAAATCACCGCTTTGGAAGACTATCTAAAGCGTGGAGGAAGTCTGTTTTTGGCGATCGAATCGCAAAATTCTGCGGGATTGGAAAAGCTGGTTAAAAAACTGGGAATTGAATTGCAGAACAACTATGTTGTGAATGTCGTTGAAACTGTTCTTGGTAAAGGTGTGAATCAAGGGCCCACTTCGGCGCCTATTTTTGCGCCAATGAATCAGATCACGAAGGGCTTTGGCCAAAACGAAGTGACGTTGTATCGCTATCCGCAGGCCTTGAAGCACACTCCGGTCGAAGGCATGACAGTGGATGAGCTTGTCAAAACGGCACCAAATTCAGTGGCATTTCCTACGTTGAGTTTAAAGGGTGACGGACCGCAGGGCAGTTATGCTTTGGTCGATGAAGTGACTGGCAAATGGCAGGCAGATGGCAAAGAGTTCCGTGTGATTGTTGCTGGTGACGTCGACTTTATGACCAATCAAATGCTGTATCAAAACCTCAATCGAGATCTGGTTCTGAATTCTGTGGCAGCCTTGGCTAAAGAAGAGAACCTGATCAGCATCACAGCTAAAGAGCCGCAATCGACACAATTGCTTCTGACAGAGACAAAATTCTCTGTTTTCTTGTTCGCTTTCATCATTCCTTTCCCAATTTTACTTTTGGGTGTCAGCATTGGACTGTGGGTTAAAAGGAGAAATGCCTAA
- a CDS encoding ABC transporter permease, with the protein MSGTFTIFKKELKGFVFGPTFWIICFLVSLIFSWIYPIQLNMFAQLLLNYVMQQNVPANQLNIHYGVFLRVLSYLNLVLIFVVPALTMKLFAEEKKMHTFDLLLTSPVTSFQIVIGKYLAALGAILGLVLVALCYPLATAALAKLNWAPLFIAFFGIFLVGAVYAAMDLFCSSLTDNSLIAYVASVIFNVSIWFVGIGAEAVDSAVARKVFEHVSLSSHLSSLVEGTIRTNGLIFFASIIVLFCFLAERVVESSRWR; encoded by the coding sequence ATGAGTGGCACATTCACAATCTTTAAGAAAGAACTCAAGGGTTTCGTCTTTGGACCAACTTTTTGGATCATTTGCTTTTTGGTCAGTTTGATCTTTAGTTGGATTTATCCCATTCAACTGAACATGTTCGCGCAACTTCTATTGAACTACGTCATGCAACAGAACGTTCCTGCGAATCAGTTGAACATTCACTATGGTGTCTTTCTTCGCGTGCTTTCATACTTGAACTTGGTTTTGATTTTCGTTGTTCCGGCATTGACCATGAAATTGTTTGCGGAAGAAAAAAAGATGCACACCTTTGATTTGCTTCTGACCTCCCCAGTGACTTCATTCCAAATTGTCATTGGTAAATATTTAGCAGCCTTAGGGGCGATACTGGGACTTGTTCTGGTTGCGCTTTGCTATCCACTGGCCACAGCGGCCTTGGCGAAATTGAACTGGGCACCCTTGTTCATTGCTTTCTTTGGTATCTTTTTGGTTGGGGCCGTTTACGCGGCGATGGATTTGTTCTGTTCTTCGCTGACGGACAACAGCCTGATTGCTTATGTCGCTTCGGTTATATTCAACGTTTCGATCTGGTTTGTGGGAATCGGAGCGGAGGCAGTGGACAGTGCCGTTGCCCGCAAGGTCTTTGAACATGTGTCGTTAAGTTCGCACCTTTCAAGTTTGGTGGAAGGAACTATCCGTACGAATGGATTGATCTTCTTTGCCAGTATCATCGTGTTGTTCTGCTTCTTGGCGGAACGTGTAGTTGAATCCTCTCGCTGGAGATAA
- a CDS encoding ABC transporter ATP-binding protein: protein MIEVKDLTKDYGPRRAIDHLNFSVNKGDVVGFLGPNGAGKSTTMKIITGFMAPTSGQASVAGFDVFENPLEVKKRIGYLPETPPVYGDMYVRDYLRYVAALKEVPKDKIESLVNNAIEKTNLGDVQKRLIEHLSKGFRQRVGIAQAIVSDPEVLILDEPTVGLDPKQVAEIRDLIKALKGQHTIILSTHILPEVQATCEKIVIINQGKIVAQDSIHRLSTMEKGQSRLQVRLRKDVSDMKSVLSGIREVISIQEGATHKEWRIDVQGGDDIVDAVSSCLVTKGLGLVELTPTKLDLEDVFIKLTYGQQQGGQV, encoded by the coding sequence ATGATTGAAGTGAAGGATCTCACCAAGGACTACGGTCCTAGACGCGCCATTGATCATCTCAATTTTTCTGTTAACAAAGGTGATGTGGTTGGCTTTTTGGGTCCGAATGGAGCCGGTAAGTCGACGACGATGAAAATCATCACAGGTTTTATGGCGCCAACCAGCGGGCAAGCTTCCGTTGCGGGATTTGATGTCTTTGAAAATCCCTTGGAAGTGAAAAAGCGTATTGGTTATTTGCCGGAGACGCCTCCTGTTTATGGCGACATGTATGTGCGCGATTATCTGCGCTATGTGGCGGCCCTTAAAGAGGTTCCAAAAGATAAAATCGAAAGTTTGGTTAATAACGCCATCGAAAAAACCAATTTGGGCGATGTGCAAAAACGTCTTATCGAGCATTTGTCGAAGGGTTTCAGACAGCGCGTGGGGATTGCTCAGGCCATCGTTTCTGATCCTGAAGTGTTGATCTTGGATGAACCGACTGTCGGTTTGGATCCAAAGCAAGTCGCGGAAATTCGTGATTTGATCAAAGCCTTGAAAGGTCAGCACACGATCATTCTTTCCACGCATATTCTTCCCGAGGTTCAAGCAACTTGTGAAAAGATTGTCATTATCAACCAGGGCAAGATTGTTGCTCAAGACAGTATTCACAGATTGTCGACGATGGAAAAAGGACAAAGTCGTTTGCAGGTTCGCCTGCGCAAAGATGTTTCCGATATGAAGTCCGTGCTTTCGGGAATTCGCGAAGTGATTTCGATTCAAGAGGGTGCGACCCACAAAGAATGGCGCATCGATGTGCAGGGTGGTGATGACATCGTGGATGCCGTGTCTTCATGTTTGGTGACAAAAGGTTTGGGGCTGGTTGAGCTCACGCCAACCAAACTGGATTTGGAAGATGTCTTCATCAAACTTACTTATGGGCAGCAACAAGGTGGTCAAGTATGA
- a CDS encoding DUF814 domain-containing protein, producing the protein MKALTQQELQTFVSTFKSVLEGAQLQEVLVSDRGLALSFRQETSYWLILDLVPNTPSMLLFENQNPFKKGPKTKPVSLFLNSHARNLYVHDLFVDEQWGRVVKLLLKNPHRECEVEIRLIPKQCNVIVKADGKQIAWDKPLELCLPPKVENPPAPRSMDEFYEEWFAEQGQGKKTSLDPVAQWEKQKQKDLEKKRKALAEIHRQLDSDKESLWQQAGNFLKSEGHTDVPESLKACIDSRESLSWNIENCFSKAKQLVAKKEGARERLAELLVEIEKLEKSKFSEKTAKNKLGDLMEKTEARGRKFHLDSGALAYCGKSAADNLALLRQAKAWDYWLHLKDYPGAHAIIHRQRDQEIPLAEIQEVAAWVAKESLSSKSLMVGQKVAVVMVECRFVRPIKGDKLGRVTYHSEKTFHFSLRQV; encoded by the coding sequence ATGAAAGCCCTTACCCAGCAAGAACTTCAGACCTTTGTCAGCACATTTAAGTCCGTCCTAGAAGGGGCCCAGCTTCAAGAGGTGCTGGTTAGCGACCGTGGTCTGGCCTTATCGTTTCGACAAGAGACATCTTACTGGTTGATTCTGGACCTCGTGCCGAACACTCCTTCGATGCTGCTGTTTGAAAATCAGAATCCATTTAAAAAAGGTCCCAAGACCAAGCCCGTCAGTTTATTTTTGAATTCCCACGCGCGTAATCTCTATGTCCATGATTTGTTCGTCGATGAACAATGGGGGCGAGTGGTCAAGTTGCTGCTTAAGAATCCCCATCGCGAATGTGAAGTGGAGATTCGGCTTATCCCCAAGCAATGCAATGTCATTGTGAAAGCGGATGGCAAGCAAATCGCCTGGGATAAACCTTTGGAACTGTGTCTTCCGCCGAAGGTTGAAAATCCACCGGCGCCGCGCTCGATGGATGAGTTTTATGAAGAGTGGTTTGCCGAGCAGGGGCAGGGCAAGAAGACTTCTCTGGATCCGGTCGCGCAATGGGAAAAGCAAAAACAAAAAGACTTGGAAAAAAAACGCAAGGCCCTGGCCGAGATTCATCGTCAACTGGACAGCGACAAGGAGTCTTTGTGGCAGCAGGCGGGAAACTTTTTGAAGTCGGAAGGACACACCGATGTTCCTGAATCTCTAAAAGCCTGCATTGATTCTCGTGAGTCCTTGAGTTGGAATATTGAAAATTGTTTTAGTAAAGCAAAGCAGTTGGTCGCCAAGAAGGAAGGCGCGCGGGAGCGCCTCGCTGAGCTTTTAGTTGAAATTGAAAAACTTGAAAAGTCAAAATTCAGCGAAAAGACCGCAAAAAATAAACTCGGTGATTTGATGGAGAAAACCGAGGCGCGAGGTCGCAAGTTTCATTTGGACTCGGGAGCCTTGGCCTATTGCGGAAAGTCCGCTGCCGACAACTTGGCTTTGCTACGTCAGGCAAAGGCCTGGGACTACTGGCTGCATTTGAAAGATTATCCAGGGGCTCATGCGATCATTCATCGTCAACGCGATCAGGAGATTCCTCTTGCAGAGATTCAAGAGGTGGCCGCGTGGGTGGCGAAGGAATCTCTATCTTCTAAATCTTTGATGGTGGGGCAAAAAGTCGCTGTCGTCATGGTGGAGTGCCGCTTTGTTCGTCCGATCAAAGGTGACAAGCTTGGCCGAGTCACTTATCACTCGGAAAAGACATTCCATTTTTCTTTGCGTCAAGTCTGA
- a CDS encoding DNA-dependent DNA polymerase, whose amino-acid sequence MHKDNLLNIITTQLKETSNMREKTPDFIRKIVNLYTLQLMNLGTIPLEFMDEVMADIEEEAIEIFRKKTYGFLTLEEYRRHSFRQKDDN is encoded by the coding sequence ATGCACAAAGATAACTTATTAAATATTATCACGACCCAGCTGAAAGAGACCTCCAACATGCGAGAGAAGACTCCGGACTTCATCCGCAAAATTGTGAATCTCTACACTCTTCAACTTATGAACCTCGGAACTATTCCTTTGGAATTTATGGACGAAGTCATGGCCGACATCGAAGAGGAAGCCATTGAAATCTTCCGTAAAAAAACCTATGGCTTTTTGACTTTGGAAGAGTACCGCCGCCATAGTTTCCGTCAAAAAGACGACAACTAA
- a CDS encoding RsmB/NOP family class I SAM-dependent RNA methyltransferase → MNTTHPFYLHFEKIYGDRWPALFAALQKGECQVARKNLLSASIDQDKAWSAFEQKPELPNCYWIPEGQSAHPQRNSDEMLDVYVMDPASVMVARALEVQEGDRVLDMCAAPGGKSLVMIEALKEAGEIFCNDLSPERRERLKKVIQQYVPRSIRDRVWVTGKDGVQFGLKEADTYDRVLLDAPCSGERHILENPTAQAEWSPRRTEHLASRQYSLLAAALLAVKPGGRIVYSTCSISPAENDEVIRKLLKKKKDAVRLLEAPLGVGGERTEFGVAYMPDHSGFGPLYFAVIEKN, encoded by the coding sequence ATGAATACGACGCACCCTTTCTATCTTCACTTCGAAAAGATTTATGGCGACAGATGGCCCGCTCTCTTCGCGGCCTTGCAAAAAGGCGAGTGCCAAGTGGCTCGCAAAAATCTACTCAGCGCGTCGATTGATCAGGACAAAGCCTGGTCGGCCTTTGAGCAAAAACCCGAGTTGCCGAATTGCTATTGGATTCCCGAGGGCCAAAGTGCTCATCCGCAAAGAAATTCGGATGAGATGCTTGATGTCTATGTCATGGATCCGGCCAGTGTGATGGTGGCGCGTGCTTTGGAAGTCCAAGAGGGCGATCGTGTTTTAGATATGTGCGCGGCGCCTGGTGGGAAAAGTTTGGTGATGATCGAAGCTTTGAAAGAGGCCGGAGAAATTTTCTGCAACGATCTTTCTCCTGAACGTCGCGAGCGTCTTAAAAAAGTCATTCAACAATATGTTCCGCGCAGTATTCGTGATCGCGTTTGGGTTACGGGAAAAGATGGCGTGCAGTTTGGCCTGAAAGAGGCTGACACTTATGATCGTGTTTTGTTGGATGCTCCTTGCTCTGGCGAGCGACACATCTTGGAAAATCCGACGGCACAAGCGGAGTGGAGTCCACGTCGTACGGAGCATCTTGCTTCTAGACAGTATTCACTGTTGGCGGCAGCTTTATTGGCGGTTAAGCCGGGCGGGCGTATTGTCTACTCAACTTGTTCGATCAGTCCCGCTGAGAATGATGAAGTCATTCGCAAGTTGTTGAAAAAGAAGAAGGATGCCGTTCGTCTGCTCGAGGCTCCTTTGGGAGTGGGTGGTGAACGCACCGAATTTGGCGTGGCCTATATGCCTGATCACAGTGGCTTTGGACCTTTGTATTTCGCGGTGATTGAGAAGAATTAG
- a CDS encoding DUF3011 domain-containing protein gives MKKIFVMLMAMFALTQVAHATVVDIEDNGYIVPGGPRPYPEPRPNPRPDPYPGPGYPHPRPEPRPPQPYPGPGYPPQPPYGDSVDYLRCDSYNWNYQECYFSPYRVSRVTLIEQNSYDSCIYNQTYGVYQDRIWVTRGCSGTFAIYRY, from the coding sequence ATGAAGAAGATATTTGTAATGCTGATGGCAATGTTCGCATTGACTCAAGTTGCCCATGCAACTGTGGTTGATATTGAAGATAACGGTTACATTGTACCCGGCGGTCCACGTCCTTACCCAGAACCTCGTCCAAATCCTCGTCCTGATCCATATCCAGGTCCTGGCTATCCTCATCCACGCCCAGAACCACGTCCGCCGCAACCTTATCCAGGACCGGGTTATCCTCCACAACCTCCATATGGTGACAGTGTTGATTACCTTCGCTGCGATTCTTACAACTGGAACTATCAAGAATGTTATTTCTCCCCATATCGCGTTTCTCGCGTAACTTTGATTGAGCAGAACTCTTATGATTCTTGCATCTACAATCAAACTTATGGAGTTTACCAGGATCGCATCTGGGTGACTCGCGGTTGCTCTGGAACTTTCGCGATCTACCGCTACTAA